The Falco cherrug isolate bFalChe1 chromosome 3, bFalChe1.pri, whole genome shotgun sequence genome segment CAGGTAGCGGTTAATTAGTTGGCTGACAGTAGCTCCTGATGCCTAGAGATGTGGATGGGGAATTTTCCACTTATCCTGAGACCTTTTCCTGCCCATCTGCTGTGACCCAGGGGAGTAACAGACCAATGGCCAGGGCCAGGGTCCTGAGGAAAGCCTGAAATCTTGCTTGTAGAGACTCAAAAGCAGGTTCTCCTTGGCCTGCCTAGCCACAGCTCACCAGGCTCAGGATAGTATGAGcaacttctgcagcagcagagacatgTCATCACATGAACGCCATGAATGATGTCTGAGAACTGTACAGGAAACTCAGCAGGCTTTAGTCTGTCTGCCTGTGAACTCCACTGCTCTGCTAACTCCACCAGTCGTGTTACCTGCCTCCCAGCACTGGTCAGCACTATGACCCATTACATCTCCAAGCAGCACTCTCCAGATGTGAGCTTCTTTGTCTGAGGGTTACTCACAATCTTGCATTTTCTTGTGCACTATTTCCAGGTGTGCAAGGGTTTCATGCTCTAACAGAGATCCCCGTTCTTTACAGTGAGAGGGAGAGATGGGGTGGAGGAGGTATAAGAGCAGCAGGGAAGTTGAGGAAACCAGACATGACAAGTGCTGAAGCAGAACTCAGCTCTGTGGTGGCTTCTCGCCAGGTGAGATCACAGCTCCCACAGAATCTTctctccttttatttccttaatactGGACTTTCTTGCTTCCTTAAGAAGCAGGAATTGCTGGTCTTCAATCACTTGCTTTGAATACTGTCTATGTCTCAAACTTAACAGTGTAAACAGTGGCAGAGGGGGGTGGCTGACAAATGCCAGTGTTTATGGCCTGCCGTGGAATCCCTCTAAGCCTGTTTGGAAAACTAACTGGGGATGGAGCCTGGATTAGAAGAGACTTTTCCAGCTCTCATCCTTGTGAATGTATGCTAAGGTTATTAAAAgggaggtgggagggggaaTGATTTGGCATGCCTCCTTTTTCGTGGTCAGCATTCAGTATTGTAGATTGGCTCTGGGGTCTGGAAGTGGATGAGCACCCGCCTGCTGAAAAATGAGTCTCTTCTGAATGTCTGAAGCTAAGCATCTAAACCCTCCTTAAGAGCACAGACTCTCAGGCTGGTACAGACTTTGTAGATGTGCTTTATGCCTAACTGATACTAACCTTGCAGCAGGAGGCTCATAGACTGTAGCAAAGAAGGGGATCCTATTGCTTTGCATTTGCGGGTGGGTGAAAAAGGCAGCCAGAAAAACATGCAGCGTTCTGTGCCCTGGGGAGAGGGTGAGATAGAGTAAACACTCTGCCCGGAAACATGTACGTGCTGCATGCAGGCTCTGCCTGTGGGAATTAAGGGAGACAATGCAACAGATAGTGAACAATGAGTGTCTGTAATGTACAGCAACAAAGCCAAAGTAACCCAGTGTGCCgcagaacagaggaagaaagagactGTTAGAACAGCAGCCTCATGAGGCAGAAATCCTGCCAAGCCTGCTTGGAGGACAACTGACaagccctcctcagctggaagATGGATCAATGTGGTGGAAAAGGGGGTAAAAGAgagtgggatggaggaggaaaaaacaaccaTTCCCCAGGGGCcctttgcaggaaaaaaacatagtCATCTTCCTCTTAGTTAGTCTTTTCTTGTGAATTCAAATGTCAGCACAGTCAACACTACGCTTTACGCACTGCAACACAAGTAAAGGAAGATGttgaatgaaacaaaaccctTTATCCAAAACAAAGTGGAATCCAGGTGTTTTGCTTTACATTCACTTGGAAAGCAGGGGCTTACTGTGATGTCTCCTGTTACTGctcctttctttgcctttctgcttcagcataGGGTGCTAGATGTGAAGTGGCTTACCTTAAAGAATGGGATATATGTAACTCTGGAGCACTTGGATGCAGAAGATGCTCTACAAACTTCCTATTCTATCTGGAGCAATGCAAAGGGAGCTGGTTGCCCAGTTACCTCTGAGCTACATGTGCTACAGACCCGACTACCTCTTAATGAGAGCACCTGCCAGGAGCACCCCCCTATAATCACAGTAATTTTGCTGGCTGACATGACTGTCTACAGTAAAAAGGACACATCGTACCAGTACTACTTCTTACCACACTGTATGTTGCAAGCCTGTATGTAGCAGGCTATGCACATTGTTGCAGTCTGTGTGCGAGAAGCCACTGAGagtgggaaagaagaaaaattagttCCTTGCCTTTTTGATGGAGAgttatgaaaggaaaatgataGCAACCAGGATAATACAGGAATAGCAGCTGTGGAGTAGCTTATGGGAGAGCAGGCTGACCGGAGGAATCACGGTGCCACAAGATGAGTGCTCATCTCCGCGCTGTGTGTGGctcaaggagcagcagcagcaaaagcgTGGGCGTCAGAGGCCCAGCTGCATTGACCTGTGCCTCTACAAAAAGCTCCCTTggcgtgtccagagaagggcagcggggctggggaagggtttGGGCATTGGTCTGataaggagcagctgagggagctgggggtgttcagcctggagaggagggggctcaggggggaccttaccGCTCtcgattctgtgattctatgacagGGCTGGTAAAAGTGgttcccaccagctcccacagcacGAGGAAGCAGcaccctctgctgctggcatgcCTGCCGCCACAGCACCTTTACAGGCACCGAAGTACTTCCAGAGAGCTCAGGAAAAGCGTCTACAGCAACGTCCCTCTGCAAGTCAAAACACTGCAGCACGTGGGTGGTTTGTTTATCAGACAATTTGATCGTGTCAAAGTGCTGCTGTTGGGAAAGGAGATGCCAGGCAGCATCTGCTTGCAGCAGATAATAGCAATAAGAACAGGCCTGGCTTTGTGCTGAAAAGATTTtgactgctgctgttcctgacAGGTACTTTGGCTGATATTGTTTGATGAACATGATACACAGAACAGGGACGCTGTAGGATAAAACTCCCCATTCCGCCAGCAACCTTCCTCTGGCCTCTTCCAAACATTTCATACGCCTATGAGGCAGCTGATTTACTATTGCTGCATAGCAAGAGGAAAGGGGAACTCGGGGGAGCAACATGACTCACCCACAGTGAGTCAGTGGCAGAGTCCTGCCCCTTCAGCTCTCTGGTGCTAACCTCGGACCAGCAATTCCCGTGGTGCTGGGAACACGGGGAAGGAGTCCCgactcctccccccccccccaagcaatCCTACTCAGCGTGCCTACTGTGGGGCATGCAGCACGATGCTGTACCACTTCCAAACCAGCTCCCTAGAAAGCTGCGGGATGATGCAGGATCCAGGTAGTCAGATGAATCCTAGTTTTGTCCCTCCCTTTTGCTGAggacttttttgcttttcccaaatTAAGCTGTTTAAGATCAGTCAGGTCTATCCTACAAGTGCTTTCCCAAATGGGATATGCACAGTTCAGGCATCAAGTACTTGGTCTCTTCCTCCagtttcctccctctccttgaATGCAAGCTGCCCTTTTCCCTAGCAGCTGACCCCAGGTTTCCCTTCTTCATGTGGGGAAATAAGCTCAGCTTGGTACcggctgcagctccagcccccccccagctcagccagaGATAAGTATTTGAGCTCCTGTTCTgcaccctgctcccacctcaCCATgtccctctcttcctctctgcaaGCAGGAGAAGTGAGCGTCCCCAAATCTTCACACAGAGTACTGTACCAGTCCATACAATACGCccatgtaagaaaagaaaaccatgaaaaaaatggCTACATCCCATTAAAAAGTCTTGGAACTACAGAAAAGAACCTGCTTAACagtttgtgtctgtgtgcaggTCTCATTTTGGCAACAGCAACACTGCTCCGAGCCAAACATCATTCACACAAGACCCAGATTGTTTTGTGGATAAGGAGATGCCTACAAAAAGGGAGCcctgtttaaggaaaaaatgaggCGATGTCTGGTCAGAGCGCCACCAGGACATAGTTTCTGCGGGAAATTCCTCTCTGTAGAGCAATCTGTCAAAGGAGAGCCAACATGTCCCGCCGCAGGGAGCAGCCTGAGGGCACAGGCCTGGCACAGTCTGCAGTGGTGCTTGCAGGAGGACCTGGTGCTGCATTGCTACAGGACATCAtgccagctctctgcagggGGAGCAGCTGGAATGAACTGGATCAATTCACATTACCGACAAACATTGCACAAGGCAGCTTGTTTCAGGATTGCACGTACTGTTTTTCACTCTCCCCTCAATATCCTTTCTTGCCCCTTTTTAGGCAACGGCCACATTTTCAGTCATCTGCTTGGGGAAAGAAAGGCAATAAACCAATCCCTGCTAAGGCAGGCAATGAATCTGGAGGCACAAATCCTACTAAGGATTGCCCCGAGCTGTGGCCAAGGAACTCAAGCACAGCACcaaaaaatttgttttgaaaagcattaagacactgaaaattttgctgcttttaccACCACTGCCTCTGCTCCCCATGTTTGGGGAGGACTGACTAATCCTGTAACTGCTTGGAGTATCTCACTTCAGTGATGTGCGATGGTCTCTAAACTAGAATCAAAACACTCCTGACCTGGATGGAAGTATTGTCCCAGCCCCATGTCCTGACTGTTAAATCTCACTTGCGCAGCCATCTTCAAACATATGGGTCACTTTGATAATTCAGCATTACCAACAGCATCACAAAGTATCTGTCATAGCGACATACCTGGGCATCCAAGGGAGCACTGGAGAGGATTTggacactgaagaaaaaaagatccacATCACTTGGTACTATAGAAATGCTCTGCTACATCAGCAGCCCAGGAATCCGCTGAAAACCCACAAGAGCCTGCAAAGAACAgtgccttttcagctgcattCAGGGGAACTAGCATTTGTGAATCAGCACGATTACAGCAAGAAAACATCTGATTTAAATCTATCTTCCTCCTGCCAGGAAAGTGAAGCCTTCCCCTGGGGCAACAGGATGAAATGGCTGtgctcctcctcccctttccaGGACACACTGGCCTTCTCTAAGTAGTGGAGGTGCCAGACGAGGCTTCCCTTTCACCCAGGGGTGGCTGGCTCTGGGCTGGGGCTCTGGGCAGGACGCCCGGGTATCAGCTACACCGGCGGGCAGGTCTCCGTGCTGGGACCCCGCGCAGTGCCTCCCTAGCCAGAGTCACAGCACAGCTTGCTCTTGAAGTTCAACTGCATAATCTCAGCTCACAAATCTCAAACAGATTATAGTTAAAATGCAGCTCTATAAAGTCTATGTTATTAAGCAACTCAGTACTATGGTGATAGTAACTATGGAAATGCAACTCAGGGAGTAAATGTGGATCAGTGGAGACTTTCGTAAGGCCTGACGCTTTCAGGACCCTGCATAGTATTGGGTGATTCCATCTTCTCACCTTAAAAGGGCTTTGGCTGTTCATCTGTTTTGAAGTCCTGGCCTTGTTTGGAtgatacacacacactcacaaaAAGACAGTCAGAGTGAACGTTTAAGACTGATGGTTTCACACTACAGAAAATTGACTACAGCTTTAAAACTTCACTCACCAAGAGGGCAGGATCAAAACCAGAATGACCACCaatctttgaaagaaattagaCACCTTTATtaaaaaccatttattttttataaatataattcTCTATTCATTACACAACATGAAAGGAATCACAAAACTTTATTCAAGGTAAAGTAAGATTTTACAACTTGATTTATAaaaattgaagtaaaaaaatcagttacttCCAGTGTTAGTTTTCtataaaacatataaataatCGTACCTCTGAATTCTAGGAATGCACTTgacattgcaaaaaaaataacaaaaccagcatcAATATCACTTATGGGAGACACAGACTATAAGAAATTACTCCATGGAAttgcttttgcaaagaaaagttaATACAAGCTCTCAAGAAGGTGCATAGCTCCTATTAATAgctttcacaaaacaaaaatagcacaGCTCCCTTGGCCTGTAGCCCAGTGGATTTCTACCATTCTTCCTTATCAGATCTGCTCCTCGATTAACCCTTCTTCCCATCCGCAGTATCCCTCTTGCCAGTCAcaaattttacatatttaaaaatacttgtttttcatttggCAAATGCTAAGTACTAAAGAGTCTAACAGGAATTGTctgtgtaaaaagaaaacacagttctaaaaaaaccctccaaacgACCCAGACAGCTATATTCACTGAAGAAAACGTATGTAAGCTTTTACTGGATTTTAATAAAATCTAGGATGAATTTTAGGATGATCTATTAAGAGATTTTGCAAATGAACTCtattttcagctggaaagaacagcagctctttggggaaaaaacccacatgctTATTTAAAAGTGCACATAAACCTCTCTAAAATCAGTGTTTATTTCAAAAGGTCCCAGCCAAATATTAACAAGAAAGTGtgcagaaataagaaaacaccAATGCCACAGTCATCTGTAAAGCAGTAATAAATTCTGTCATTCATAACAACACACTTCTTCTCACAGAGgtcaatttttcattaaaacctgTTCCCTCATACCAAATGCAAAAGAACTGGAATGAAGCTAACATGgctatttttgtttaaaaatgaaaaattatgtttgaaTTTATGGACACACCAGACCTAAAACGTCTGCACAGCTTTTTCAGCCACTGTGGTATATTTTGGAAGCCAGTGTTTGCTAGCACCCATCTATGAAGAGAGTTATTCCAGAAGAGTTATTCCAGTTAAGTCCTAGGAGTATGCTCTTACTCCAGACTCCGCTGTCAGCATATCCTCTTGACAAGCAAGTCCTGCAGCAAGGAACTGCAGTGCTCACCTTCCTTCCACTTTTTAAGGCTACTCTCTTCCCCTGTGATTTATTTCACCCTTTGGTGTTTGTGCTGGTAGGTAAGCCTGCCTGTAACCACGGAACAGGTGGGAGCAAACTTATTCACGAATGCCCACAAACGATGGATAACCAGCCATCCCAGTTGTGAAACCAGACCAGTTAAGGCACTTGTACTCTTCTGGGTTTGAGCTTTTGAGAAAGCTACACCATAACAACTCCCCTCCTTTCCCATGCAAAAGCAAAGTAACATGCACCAGTGCAACTCAGCTCAGCTTAGTCAAATACAGTATgtaaatgcagcttttctggaCCATCTGCAAGGTGGAGGAGAATGCCTGCCAGAAATCGCAGCCAGTCCCTGAGAACGTGgccttttcctgctgcacatAGCTCTGCCAGGTTGTGCTCGCTGGCTCTGTTTGCCTAGGGACTGCTGATGAGTAACAGGCTCTAGAGCTTGCCCCATGCACTTTTATCTGTGCAATTAGCAGAAGACAATAATTCTGATTGCTGCATTAAGAGAAGCATTATGCTGAAAGGCAACAGCTCGGGAATCTGGGAGCACAGGCTGCGCAGACCTCCTGCCTCCCTTCACATGCTGCTGGACCATAGCACCCACCCGCACCTTCGTCCCTGGGGTTCAGCAGATCCCTGTGCAGGGAAGGACATGAAGCCAATGCCTGTCGCCCAGCCTTCTAAAGCAAAGTCTCCATCCTTCCCTAGGCTGCAGACTCCCAGGTCCGACTCCTGAGGATCCTATTTTTCCCTTGGGAGGCTGTGCAGGGTGGCCTGGCCTGGCACAGCCTcggcccagccctgctgagagaACAGCACAcaacttgctgctgcttctcagggTCGGGGATGCCACCTCCTGCCGGCACTGGGTCCCTGCCAAGCCCTCAGCCTTTGCATCACCTCAGACCTCGCCATCTCCACCCAGTCACCCACACACAGCTACCTCTCTGTGGAAACAGGGCCAGCATCCACAGGGACTGGGAgaaatccccccccccctcaaaagTGGCCTCTGCTCCCATGAGGAATCCTCCTTGCTGGCAGCCAGCGTCACGTCCACCTGccagcttcctgcagtgggtCTGCTCCATCCCAGCGCCACCCCAGGTGAGTGGGTTTGGCTCACGCCTCCACACGGACCACCAGCCCAGGTTCTCCCACCTTGTGCTGTCTTGATTTCCCTACCAAACGCTGCGCTCTGGTGTGCAGTTGTATATTGCCCATTAGAGAAGATCACAGAGCATTTGCGGTACTCATGAAAGGACAGACACTCCCATGCATGGCAGCATTCCGGGAAGGTGAAAAGCAGGAGGGGGAAGAGTGGGGTCTCTAGGTAGGACTGGATGTCTCCAACCCTTCCTGTGAGCAACAGAACTATACATTCCTGTAAGTGCTTAATGGTGTCCTGTCACAAATGCAATTTGCTAGTTCTGCATGCTAAAGGGATATGTACAAGAGAAAACTCCCTCCCCTTCTAAGTCAGTGTCCTTGAGTtcaaaccccaccaccaccatccgCAAACATGAAATGACCGATGATAGTTTATAAAGCTGCCTCCTACAGAAATTTTATAAGCCAGTGAATGACACTGCAAGCTTCGATTCTGAGGACAGAAATAAGTTCATTTCAGAGAATCAGACAGAGAATTGTTTCTTTGCTAGCTAAACCCAAACAACTCCTCTGAACATCAAGCTTTTCCCTCAGTAGATTATTGCAATGCAGGCAAATAACAGCTCTGTGAATTGTCATATTCCTCGCCCTGCCCCCATTATTCTAACAGCCTAAAAAGTGAAGCATCTTCCTTCTCCATCCCCCATGGTATCAGCTATCCACTTAATGAAAGCTGCAAATTACTGCTGATAAactcagcctctgctgctgggcaATTTGCAAAGACGAGGGACTGCAGTGAGCTCACAAATCGGTGTCAGCATTTAGGGGCCACACGGCACAACAGCAAGCGGGTGTCTACGCTTCCAggacagcacagccacagccagtgGCTGGCTGACACCAAATGGGCTGCACATGTCAGACTGCAGACCCACGTCCAAAGAACCATCATTTTACTGAGATGACGACACTGACCCAGCCAGACTGAGCAGGGCAGAGGATGTACATGTTATTACTGTCTCCTAGcctgagaattaaaaaaaaaaaaaaaaattaaatttggcaGGCACTTAATTTAACAAGTCTCCTGTAGTGCCCACGAGGTAGTTAAATACTAATAACGAGACAGGCCTGACAGGGAAAACTGAGGCACTTCAAGGTGAGGTAATTTGTCCAAAGTCACAGTCAGAACCCCTAGCAGAGCCAGAAATGCAGCACTGGGCTCTTGGCTCCTACTTAGCTCTGAACACTGAGCCGAGCCCCTTTCCAGGCTCAAATGGCAGAGGCACTGCAGGCCATGGATCTCCCAGGAGGTCAGAAAAGTCTGTCAGAGatgaagctgctgctggcaacagaAAAACATGGACATTGTGTAGGAAAATCCAGGCTGTAAGGGCCATGCACACAGGGGAGGAGGGACACTGCGAAGGCATCACCCAAGCAGAGCTTCATAATCCACATACCACACCAGCTGGCCAGAGCTGGGGCTGACACCCGAGATCGGCCATTTCCTCGGCTTATGGCCCACCCTGCTGATCAGGGTGGTGATGTCGTGCTTACCCTTCCCCAAAATCAGGACAAACACCTCTCTGGCCTTGTTGATGAGCGGTAGGCTAAGGCTCATCCTTTGGTGAGGTTTGACAGGGCTTTCAGTCAGCACCACAGCCTGAGCCCCTTCCAAGCCATTTTCAGACTGGGGGAAGAGCGAGGCAGTGTGCCCATCAgtgcccacccccagcagcaccaggtcAAAGCTGGCATTGGCCACCAAGGCCACTATCTCCTTGGCATACAGCTCCGTGCCTCTGTCCTCTTCCACACAGAGCCGCCGGTTCAAGTGCACAGGCATGGGGTGGATGTTGAAGTAGGGCACCCTGACACTCTGGAGGAGGTGGTTGTGCAAGCTGAAGAAGTTGGACTCTGTGTCAGTGAGAGGGACACAGCGCTCATCTACCAGCCAGATGTGGGTGTGCTTCCAGGGGAAGGCATAATGGTGTCTTGCCAGCCGCTGGAACAGGACTACCGGGCTCGAGCCACCCGAGACGGCCAGGTGGAACTGCCCAGACCGTGCCACAGTCCTGCTTGCTGTCTTCTCAATGTCAGAAGCCAGCTGGGAAATCAGGTCCTCAGACCATGCTGAGACCAGGGGACTGTGCCGAAATTTGGACTGGATTGTCCTGTAATCGTTTGGCATCAGCCTGCTGGGTTTCAGCAGTTCCACTGGCTCTGCCAGTGTGAAAGCCACCTCCCCACTCACCATTTCAAAGTCTAAGAGGTGCTGGTTCTCCATGCCACCAGGGTAGAGGCGCAGCGGCTGGTGGGAAATGCTGTTCAGCAGTGGCGTCCAGAACGCCCAAGAGGCCAGCAGGTTCTCGGTAGTAATGAAGAAGTCCTTCCTGCCATGGTAGATGTTGGAGATGAGGACAGAGTATGCATCTCTCTCTTTCACAGGGCTGTACACATAGTAGTCAGACAACGGTTGTCCAAAAATGTGCAGCTCTGACTGACCCActgcttctctccagctgccttctGGCATGATGGGCCTGAACAGGTTCCTGCTCACAAGCACTGCGGGGGTGTTGAGTGCGCCGTGCCCGATGTAAAAGATGATCTGCTTGGCTTTACATTGGCTGTGCCCTGCCACCCTCAAAGTCTCCTTCTGGGTGCAGTAGGCCCGGTTCCTGAAGAGGACACGGACATAACCTACCCGCTCATCCAGAGCTTTCCCAGAAGTGAGGAGGAAAGGGACCCCTTCCCAGCGCAGGCTGCCGCTGTGAATCAGCACACCTGAAACGACACTGATCTCAGCTACCAAAACAGCAAGGAGATTTGAGGGGATCTCTGTCACCTAGCTATCGTTTTCCTTCCATAGCTCCCAGAAATCTTGGCATCCAATGTGTCTCTTGCTCCACATTCAGCCCTTTCATGATATCACTGGACCAACTGCTCTCCAGCTACCCTGCTATGCTTCCTCCCAGGTATCTACTTCATTAGACTCCTTTCATCTTGCAGGAAACCAGTTTCTGAGCGTGAATATCATTCTGATAAAATCTTTACTGCTCAGAAGACACAGCACGGCCAGAGATACTAATCACAGAGAACCGCCAGTGCTTTACCCCTTGGATGCAGAGAGCAAATCGACTTtatgaaaaggcaaaagagTTTGCAGGCCACTTCTAAAAATAACGCAGAGATCTTATCAAGAATAATGTGACTTAGCTCTTATGCAATGCTTCCAATTCAATGGGTCATTAGTTAACTAACATGACAACAGCGTTATTTTGTTAGCTCCCAGTTACCATGCTGCTGGATGCCTGGAGACATCCCTGTGTCAGCAGTGAGGTCCAGAGTCATGGAGCTGGTACCAGCATGCAAGGACTCACACCTCCTGCTCTCCTCAGCTCTAGCCTACTCCCCTTTCCAGGGCCCAAACCAAACTCTCACCTGCAAAGGTTGGTGTTGTGCTGATGTAGTCACGTGCCTTCTGCAATTCCTCCTGGACCTGGCTGGCATATGCCTGATACTGGCCCAACACGGCACTGTTTTTCTCCAGACCCCACAATGACTGGAAGGCCTGCAGCTTGCACTGCAAAACCTCTTCAGCCCTGCTCACATTGGCTGGGAGCTCCATGATCAGGAACATCAGGGCCTCCGTGAGATGATTTTGCAGCACATCCCGGATGACTCCATACTGTTCGTAGAAGCTGGTGCGGCCTGAGGACAAAGAGGAGGTAAGGTGCCAGTAAACCCATGTGGTTTTCTTGCAGCCCTGCACTCAGCATGTATAATGTGCGTGCTGGGAGAACAAAGAGCACAAGCCCCAACTGGTTTGCACCAAGCCCCTCTTCTCCTGGCCCAACAATTAGCTTGGAGCTATCAGGCTCAGAGAAGTTGCGGATGTCCCATCACTGGACATGTTCAAGGTCTGCCTGGATGAGGCTTTGCGCAACCTGACCTCATGAAAGATGCCCCggctcatggcagggggtttggactagatgaacttcaaaggtcccttccaatgaAAACCATTCTACGATTTCATGATTCTAagccttctccctccctgcagagGGGCTTCCAAAAAGTCCGTGCTACTACAGTAAAGATAAAAGGTTCCCCACAGGATTGCTTGTCCTCCACAGAGCCAGACATAACCCTACTTTTGGGTGCTTACAGAGCCGAAACCCAGCAGGAGTAATGCTCTCGCCTGATACTTCCCGAGTGCACACAGCAGGaggcagctttgctttctgggATTGCTTGtgctttcagaagctgcagtcGGTGACCAGCAGCAATATCCAGCTCAAACCTCCCACATACAGCATGATGCAGGGTCCCTGTAATAACCCTCACCC includes the following:
- the H6PD gene encoding GDH/6PGL endoplasmic bifunctional protein, which translates into the protein MLRRVLFTVLFTGALPSLAEVSQGHISVVLLGATGDLARKYLWQGLFQLYMDQVSSGHSFTFHGAALRALEPGQRLMFDVLKTLACPPDESPNRCAVLKDQFLKLSQYHQLKTAENYTALNREIEMLLRQEGLKEAGRIFYFSVPPFAYTEIARHINSSCRPPPGAWLRVVLEKPFGHDLESAQQLAAELSSFFKEEEMYRVDHYLGKQAVAHILPFRDQNRQFLDPIWNRHHVERVEVVLKETVDAKGRTSFYEQYGVIRDVLQNHLTEALMFLIMELPANVSRAEEVLQCKLQAFQSLWGLEKNSAVLGQYQAYASQVQEELQKARDYISTTPTFAGVLIHSGSLRWEGVPFLLTSGKALDERVGYVRVLFRNRAYCTQKETLRVAGHSQCKAKQIIFYIGHGALNTPAVLVSRNLFRPIMPEGSWREAVGQSELHIFGQPLSDYYVYSPVKERDAYSVLISNIYHGRKDFFITTENLLASWAFWTPLLNSISHQPLRLYPGGMENQHLLDFEMVSGEVAFTLAEPVELLKPSRLMPNDYRTIQSKFRHSPLVSAWSEDLISQLASDIEKTASRTVARSGQFHLAVSGGSSPVVLFQRLARHHYAFPWKHTHIWLVDERCVPLTDTESNFFSLHNHLLQSVRVPYFNIHPMPVHLNRRLCVEEDRGTELYAKEIVALVANASFDLVLLGVGTDGHTASLFPQSENGLEGAQAVVLTESPVKPHQRMSLSLPLINKAREVFVLILGKGKHDITTLISRVGHKPRKWPISGVSPSSGQLVWYVDYEALLG